CAGCTGCTGCGGTGCAACGTGGACCTGCTGAAAATCATCCAGCTTGGCCTCTCCTTCATGAACGAGGACGGGGACTACCCGCAGGGCACCACCACGTGGCAGTTCAACTTCAAGTTCAACCTAACGTACGTAGCGACAAGTTATGTTAGCAAGCAAGCAACTGTACAGGCAGTCCTCCTGAGTGTTTCACTTCATCAGATGGAGCGCTTTTGGATGTTTCTAGACAACATGTTTGGCCTGTCAAAAGATTTCAACTGTCCACAAACAacagttttgtgaaatgtaagggGTGCAAGAGAATAGATAGGGTATTTTGGGGCTGTTGTGGCCTTTCAGTTCAGGCAAACTGCCTGGGAAAACTGGGGTCACAGCATGTTGCTGTCATTTGAAGTCATATAAATTTGTGTATGCACTTGTCTTTCTTcgccgttctctctctctagcagtgATTCCACCCATTTTGGGGCCCCTTgacaaaatatagacatggggacCTCTTGAATtgtttttgctggtatttacgTATGATGCCTGTTGGTCCCTACAATGGTCAAATTTGGTGTGgtccttggcaattgcctagtcttgtcttttggttaaaaaaaaaaaaaaaacaatctctgtctctttgcctctgccgttctttccctctcgctctctgctCCCTCCAGAGAGGACATGTACTCCCAGGAGTCGATAGACCTCCTGACGAACTCGGGCCTCCAGTTCAAGAAGCACGAGGAAGAGGGCATCGACACGCTTTACTTCGCCGAGCTGCTCATGACGTCAGGCCTGGTGCTGTGCGAAAACGTCAAGTGGCTGTCTTTTCACAGGTGGGTCAGCCtggacgggtacacacacacacacacacacacacacacacacacacacacacacacacacacacacacacacacacacacacacacacacacacaccagggcttgatgtTAACTTGTTTGCTCagaggccactgtggctagtggttttcctgagtcactagtcATTTAGCcttctgctagccagagttttgttgtcagttttttcccccttaaaCTATTCTTGCAGAATTGATCCAGCtcctgtgatttgtcacaccaaagaataagttacctgtcaaagcggctagtgagactgaaattgttactagctaCACAGCAAAGCTTTACCAGCATTTTGTCGGTTggcagttgccaatgtcaagccctgacacacacacacacacacacacaaaccatacagAGATAAATCAATATCAATAGTGTGTTTAAGTTGTTTGGGTGAAGTTCAAGTTGATGACGTCAAGTTTTCAGTTGGTTGTGGGTGCACTTTGAGGTAGACACTCCCTtggatactagggctgtaacgatatactCAACTCGCGTTTGGGTTCGTATGAGGATTTTTGACATACGATTCAATACACCgcatgatttttaaaatgtatctttttgatgactgtttataggtagaataggttgcaaGAGGTTACTAATAATATAACGAAAGTTAAAAagtaataatgatattgatttgaagctttgaAGCACCATGACATCgtgtcatgtggttgttttctggacagaagagtaacagaactttgaaagggtgtatcacaatactgccttcttctatcaagatacagtatcgtgactctgtgtatcacgatttttttattcgatacaatatcgttacagccctattggaAATAGCTCAAGGCCGGCACAGAAAGataaagaggaaaaaagacacgtacacacacacacacacggctagaaATGGGTTAAGGGTGATTTTGGGATTTAactggttggggggggggtcattgaAGGAACGTATTGGCAATGACTGGTGCTGATTCCAGTTGAATCTGTCTGCGCTTCACTTCTGTAGTTGAAGGTATAGTTGGCGTCCGCGCCATTGTCTTTCTCACGAAGCGTAATTCCACAATAGTTATtcagggagggggagaaggagtcgcacacaggagctgaatgcaCTTCAGTAAAACTGTATTATAAATgcagaaaataaagaaaaccaaGGACAAAGTGGGATAACAAACCTTTTGGGAACGTATGTTACCCCACTTTGTCCttgattttgttttattttcgtcATTTATAATACAGTTTTACTGAAGTCATTTCTGTAGTTCAATCTTTCTGCCCATCTTCCCTGTCTCCCGTTACACATCTTATTCCCCAACACCCACTGTGTAGCCCAGCTGGTTAATATTTACACAGGCTTGATGGTTTTAATaccctgtgtgtatgtatatttgtgaACTTGTGACTTGTGTGCTAGGCTTGGGACAGCACAGTCTTCTTTGTAATGTCTTCGGTTAAGTCGTCAAAACTCGTCGCAACATCGGAACAGttaggtcacttcagccatggaattaTTTGACAGACATAGGAGGGGTGGAGCAACACGGGCCTCCTTATAGCATTTTCAGTTAGGTAGTCATATCTTCAAAACTGTTTGATGACTTCAGGCAGTTATTGCCTGATTTGTTCACTGTGTACGTTGTATGAGTGTTGAAGGTAGATGTGTGAGCATATTATTGATGGGTCAGTCTTTAACATGATGAATGAGGATCTTGCGTGAGGATGGTGTTGCCCAGCATGCATTGATTGAGTTGCTCTTCATGTTATGAAGTGTGTTGACGTGCCAAACTATATATTGGGCACCATTGCCCATGGGGAAAcgggtttgaatccggcctgggtcatgtcctagCCCTTACACAtcgctttcactctctcactctcacagttttctgtctccatcttcactgtcctatccagggctctaaattaacaccagccaactggccaagtgctggagaaatttcattttggctggtagaaaagaccaacttactagccagtaGTAGCCACCCATTGGTGAGCgtgtttgtttggctagtaaggttaACATTTACTAGCATTTTTGGCTTGTGATGTAAaacagttaatttagagccctgctcctatctgaataaaggctAAAAGAAACCAACATTCCCACCCTCTGCAGTGACTGCAGTTTCTGTCCTGTATACATAAAATGTTTTTTCATATAATACGTTTCCAATGTCACTGACCCAGTGACTACTTCTCTGACGTCTCGGTCCTATATacattggtgtttttttttcacaaacgTTTCTTCctggtctgtctctttctttgcaGCGGCTACAGTCTTTCAGATGTTTCTTTCCGTTTTAAGTATTGATAACTATCATTTCCTCCTCGTCTCTCCCTCTGTAGATGTTTCTGTCCGATGTAAGTGtttttaaagggtttatgaaacaaaaacaaacggtcattcccattaaagccttgttttttctgatagcatcgatgagactttgaacccaatcatcctggagaaacttgtgaaaatggcaactcaaagtgtgaattctgtgaaatttggtgtgactaatgagctgggctgtgacatcaaagaggagagtccctggtttgctagtatggcgatctgagaaaacaacacacatttgatggacccacatcttataaagcaggggtccccaaactttttcctctgggggccacattatcttTCATGACAGTGATCGGGGGccaggatcaatcatgtgggctgtatactaggccactgcctgttatagtcataatttctagcacaaaatagttcatcattgcaagtgatttgcaaaagaagcgagtacttcacatgtttctcAATTTGAAacaccacaggtattccttttgaTTTCCAAAaaacatgtaaaaatagcaaggaaagtttagaaaaatatggtttaaaaaatatatttgatcattattctattttctgtgaggattgcttctttgggccagttcaaatggtgaggtgcagagaggtggagggccggtcaaaggggcttggcgggccgcatccggcccccgggccttagtttggggacccctgctataaaggaaccaaaattctgatacaaacatcagcgtgtcgaaaaaccacacatccaacctcatgagaaaaaaaaaacagcagcacaaatctatttcagaggcactgatacatctgcagaaagtgacatgtctgacaggcgaagtgaccattgttgacctagcctgacagtttattttctttatggttacggatgctaagggcgctttgccatgacccaaagatgacatggcgtgtgtatttgttgacaaatggggggcattttgattcaattgcgcgatatagtgtgattgaaatgcatgtacatgcaaaaatattatcaactagagaaaaaacggaggtaatgggctgttggagcagccccgtaatcctaaaaaagaagaagagagaaaaaaagtaggcctactctatatgcatctccgtttattcgctaagtagtagcccagtctgtgagttggctgtccccgaccgagagcaccacggaggctgaagcgcggatatcccaaaaccaatttattgaccagttgaatggcaatcaacaaaaagtgcatatcccgagagcatttgcaccggtttggcatgtaatcTGCATTACcatttcctgaaaacaacatacaaagcagatggacaaggtaaaacgtagcctaaagcaaagcagtgcacgagcagttacaggggcagtttcagtctgcacgccggcgatgtcaattgttggaactgcttgagacaatagtATTCTCTTCAGTACAAACATGCCcgtgatctccacatttgtggtgaagcacgaggggtggaaatgtgccgagcacaacagtgaccatgagcttgcttcaaaaccacgccggtgtggcagcttttgtgatatgcaccggaattctcatccacatgtacatctgcttgtacaaggctatggcaagcgatgtgggacaaatgtatggcaggaagcgaatgtcaacataaacagagattacacaatcttcgatatggtcagcaaatgttttggggctgtcatttatgttatgcctacactttggaattagatcagagtcttgttgttacacaggcatatttgatttatcccaactgtaccctatacttaactttactcagtctatcctacaagcagatagcctatagggcggatgagaatccggtgcatatcacaaaagctgccacaccggtgcctgcgtacgaattggatccacagagcccttgttttagccttctccacagttggccacagttccatcattcttcacagaagggaacttgtgcaaagatattccttctgtcaagtagccatttttgctgctggcaccgttcggccctccagcaacacactgcttgacactgcgctttggtttggcactagccgccattgatctgaacaaggtggaatgaggtgaactccccccttttatgtcacgcatatcatttgcataaaatttgcatgtcaccaaaaaaaacgaacataacactttttgggaacgttttaacatgacttttaggacaaaatatcacccagacaatatcccattttattcacaaggcttagaactttcagaatctgtcccggaaatggtcaaattcctttactttgttttcgtttcataaacactttaacttGAACCTTTCCTCTGCCTgtcccccctctgctctgctctgcagcgGCTATGACTTTGGCTACCTGGTGAAGCTCCTCACAGACGCCCGGCTCCCGGAGGAGGAGCATGAGTTCTTCCACATCCTCAACCTCTTCTTCCCGGCCATCTACGACGTCAAGTACCTCATGAAGAGCTGCAAGAACCTCAAGGTAATGTAATAATCGCCCTACATTGACGCCTACATGACATTGGTGCCACCCCCCCTCGTCGTCATTTCTTGCCTTTCTCTTTGTACAGCTCGCGGTATGGACGTGTCTGTCATGCCGTCTTGTTAAACACAAGGATCGTAATTGTATGTTGTGTACTTAGTAGTAGTTCAGTCAGCGTCCACTCTAAGGCGCTTTGTAGCATCCTTCACGCAGTAAACGCAGAAGGCAACAACTTTACATCATGTACGGCTGAGGACTTTAAGTTCTGGAGAATAACGTGAGGATCTATGGCCAGGTTGataaggtgatgatacacagggttttttttttataatctCTCTGGCCAATGATACTAGGAGATGTTGTTTAAACTGTTGTTTAAATCATGTTTTATTAGGAGAACTTGGATCAGCAGCAGACAActtttttttcagccatttcatcagaaaatgaatagccaatcatGACGTTGCCCgccaacattgctcaaaaagttgccctgtgtatcattacaGCAGGCACAGATATCTCTGCACACGACTACAACACCCACAACAACCTCGTCAGCCAGACCTGGCACCATATAATGACAATCGTTAACTCAATTCTGAACTCAGTTCTAACCACACAACAGTGACTTTACTATTGAATGTGCACAGTAATGCTTTTGCTACAATGTGGCTATTAAATCGCTGAGTCTGTACACTCGTGGTAAGACATAGGACCTGTTCTGCCAGCACCCACCTTTTTCAGCTGACTATCAAAGCCCGAAACCAAAGCATTGTAGACTGCAAACTGTAACTGTTTCGATTAcaaatgtgtcttgttggtgcgtATTACGTGTAAGGTGTAATGGACTCTGAAAGTGAGGCTTATGCTCATTTTTGTTCATTCCCTCCCCATGTAGGGCGGGCTCCAAGAGGTGGCGGATCAGCTGGAGTTGAAGCGGATTGGCCGGCAGCACCAGGCAGGCTCTGATTCGCTGCTGACGGGGATGGCCTTCTTCCGCATGAAGGAGGTAAtgcctcgtacacacacacacacacacacacacacacacacacacacacacagtgcttaggCTCTACATCTTGCGCCACCACAATTTTGCATTATAGTTTTTGgattacatgtacatgtatctTCACTTGTGTCCTGGCACATTCTGTACACCCATTACCTTTTGCACTGCATAGTGATTGAACTTTGTCATTTCATAGGCACTTTtacattcacatactgtatatggactTTCCATGCATCTTGTACACTCTTTCAGAGTTTACATTGTTATAGATTGTTTTTACAGTATAGGCCCCTACTTGTTTCATAGCAGATATGCAGAAGGTCTTGTTTGAGTTGAGATGATGTACCCAATAaaaactcctccacttttgcagTTGTTCTTAATTAAAATACTTGATAAACCCAGTCAAACGGTTCTCCTCCTTGCTATTGCAGCTGTTCTTTGAAGACAACATCGACGACGCCAAGTACTGCGGGCGTCTGTACGGCCTGGGCTCCGGCTCGACCCAGAGCCAGAACGGCATCTCCAACTCGTCCCAAGAAGAGAGCAACAGCAAGCACTGACCACCAAGACATCGCCCAAGCAAGACCATGATGCACTTGTTTATTCAGTTCCATTCGTGTCTACGTAACAGTATCAACCCTTCCAGCAACAACATTACAAActcttgttttcaaaaaaaaagaagaggaaaaaaacttaaagacaaacaacaacaacaacaacaacaaaggaacCAACCAAGAATCATTCCAGTGGATTTCAGCCAATGTGACCAGGCCTGGTTTGCCCAGTCGATGACTCAACGCACGAATAAACCAATCCAAAGCGTTTGGATGAAGTTAGAGGATTTTTGTATTCAccagttgttgtttttatttttttccttttattctcttcttttttgcctcagttttttttgttttgctttgttctgCGTTGGTTGTGGCTGGAGCGGGAACTGTGCCCTAGTGAAACATGGACACCAGCGACACCTAGAGGTCACTATCTGCACAGCAGCCACCACCAGCCCcacactcaacaacacacacagcaaaccacTCTGGCTCCTGGTTCCGGCTGCTGCTCGGCCCCGACCTGGCCCAGAGTCCGTCTGCTGTGTGACCCCAGGGTACAGTTCTTCCCTCCAGACTCTccttcttgtttcttttttttttggaacgtGGAGACAGACTGATGGCGGGAGGGGCGAGGATTTTAACGGAAGCTttaaagaaaaatagaaaacaaaagaaaaatgaggaggtggcggcggcagcagcagcagcagcagtggcggcaggCATTGGGATGCAGACGGGTGTTTTCTGTGCACCCTCGGCGGAGTCTGAGTGGGAATTTTATTTGGTTGGGAATGGCGCCCCCTGGGTGGCACAGGTTGGCATGGGCCTAGCAGCCCTttgccctccacccccctctccatgAATGTCCAACCCCATGATTGTGGCATCTTTTTATTGTAAAGGATATGTGTTGTTTAAAGCTGTTGTACATTAAAAATGTTTATACAAAGATGAgtaaaaatgtgtgttttaaaatCCCCAACAGACAAGGCTGCCCTTCACTGGCTTTAATGGGAGATGAAGCtgtgtgttttgaaaatgccaatgtatttgcaaatgtattTGCTTTCCATACATTCATGCAATCCATTTAATATTAAGTATTAAAACTAAAGCACAGTGTCCGTTTAGAAGTGAAATTGCATTGCTTGTAGTAATGTCAGCAATACTCTCCAAAGCATTTGACAGTAGCATGCTTAATTCAGGTGTTGGAAGTTCACTGCACAGTAATAGCTTGGACTGCACTGTCCCACAAAGGCaaatacagtgccgccagttagtaATTGgaacccttgaagtttaagcacattgagggacatatctccagacaacaaataataaggtcaaccatgatttttctatagaaagcttgtggttgatactaaatgttAAAATTATCAACAGCAATGAAAACTAAACTACAAGGGGGGGGGAATtgaagaaggtaaagctcctggaatcactggtattggcaccctttactggataccattgtagAAACCTAATTTGACTGAAATATGATAGATAAccaatgggaatcacctttgacaaattacttttgcccataggacatgaatTGGGCAAGGATTTTTTACATTTGTGTtgtaaatagccacctgttacatcttgtgcgtctttgacaaatgtgaagacagagggtCTGCCTGAGGACAGcagaaatactattatttgcaaaaacaacacCTCCAAATCATAAAAGAGACGGGCATGGGGCATTGTccaaggctagacccactcgcaggcattAGTAATTTTGGCCACTGGTGGGTAGGGCTACTAGGCTACCTCCTGACTCGTGTGCTGTAGTCAAATTCTGGCAACGCCTTGCCAGAATATGACTCGACTACAGAGGGTCAGCTGTACAAAAATACCAGTCATAACCCAGGCCTTATGGGCCACAGCTTCTGTTTGGAGACCAGCAACATATTTGTTCCTGCCAAGCTTAATGTTCTTAGCTTTATTAGAGTGAGTGAGAAGCTGTTTCCTGGCCTCTACTAATGCATAGACAATACAGTTCAAGAGTTCACAATGATCAACAAAGTGAGAAGTGATTAACATTGGTGCATATAAAAGCATGCATAGGCAACTCTGTTTTACTTAAGAGCGCATCTGTTCTTCCAttatacctgtaggcctacatagacacATCCTCTGAGGAGAGTTTATGTGTCAGCTAGTTCCTCTGTGGAAGAAATTGAGCCATAGACTGAAGTTATGTCTGAATCAATGATTTATTAATCTTAGCACATTAAATATTGCAGAATAAGTAAAGCATACAGAGCTCTGGGTTCAATCCTCTCACCCTAAAACATGATGATCCAATCCTGAATTTCCCTGAACCCGAAAGTTATTATATGCTAACagagattatttatttattatgttaTGACTATGCATGTACTCTCTGGGTCCTCTGCCTGGTTTGGGTTATCCAGATCACCGTGTCACCTCTTTCTCATCCATGGCCCTTGTCTTCTCCGTCTGCTTGGAACACCAACACAAACCTGCACACATAAGCCCAGACCTACAACAGGCAACACACAATCTGGCTTCCGGGCATGCTTGTCCAGACCACATAATTACACACAACCCAAGACTCTTCCAGATGCGTCAATAATGAAATGTATTAGTGACATCAATATAATGCATAAGAAGCTGTCTTCCACTGGTTGCTTCTTCCCAACGGTCACCTATAAACAAACATGGTCAGAAATGTCCATACTTCCAACAATTTTCCACTTAAAATGGACTTCAAAGTAAATTTTGCACAAAAAAGTGCATCTTCATTAAGGCACAAACTTGTGTCACCACATCAGGCCTGTTGACACATCTGGAGGTCACTGTGCCCTTCACATCAAGTCATAGAGTCAGCAATCATTTAATAACAAACAGTACCAACCCACCAACACTTATCCAGTCTCGCACACAACCAGGCCAAAGACAAGGTTAAGAATCACATACCAATATTCTCTCCTAATCACACATCCCAGTTAGCTCATAGTAGATTTTGGATTGCAATATTGCATGTAATATTCCATGAGTATCTTTCAGTCGGGACCAGTCAGATGACACTACACCAATCCCTGTTGAAGAGTAACATGCACAACAATAATCTTGCAAGTTGCAATCGTTTAAAACTTATCCACACAGAAAAACGTCTTAATTATCTCACCTGGATTTTTCTCCTGGGGTCCTGTGTCTTCACGCTGACCTGATCTTAAAGAGAGCCCATCACATAAAACAATTTTCATATTTCACTAATAATTTGACACATTATTAGaatacataacataacataaaatgTAATGCTTGATTAATTCAAAGCATCAATACGTAATTGGCCTCTGATTCTGAAaatgaatacatgcttaacatgGGTAATGAGGTGAGGCCATGATCACATCTCTTTGGCGAGCATTACTCTTCGCAATCCTGACTTACAGGTGACAGGCCCATTCATGCAACGCCTTGACAGAATATGACAGCCCCCCTATAACTCTACAGATGATCAGCTGCATCAAATTCACTGTACATACAACTACCACCCTCCACGATCACCTCAGAAACTTTGGCAAGTATTGGCCTTTGAACTGAAATACATGGAAAAAAGTCTTTCACCCTGTAAGTACATGATTCaaatgtaatgtcataacaaCAAGCCTTTGTTTGACATCGTCACTGTTCTATAGAGTAACACGTTTCGGACCAGTGTCCACTTGCGATTCTTAATAACTGGACTCAAAGTTTGGGGAAGATATTTATTCCAACAACAAGACACCGTCTTCCCAACTCAAAGGTGAATACAGTTATCAAATAATTCGGAAGTGTTAAGTGTAGTAGTCAAtggacaacatgacaaatcgatttgactacagcagcttgtccatacactatggcccatgactaaccattctgctggcacagAAAAACGGTGTTCTCAACATATTATTAAaacatgaaaaaaaggaaaagaaaagagaaaaaacaacaacaatagtcagacatactgtacaccttCTTGAAAATATTTACAAACAAATCCTATTGACATGCTGCACAAATGTAGTCTTCCTGGCCAACTGTGTACTGGACGCAGGTCTGGTGGAACCAGCGCAGGCACCGGTCACACCCGATCTAAAACAATTTTTGAAAGTTTGATTATCAAAGTTTGAGGAATTGGGTATACTATTGTATGTTTGATTTATTTATAAGCTGGAATTTGGGTAAAAATGGATAAAGGATTATTGATCAATGCCCAGTTGAGTAAGATGGGGTTTAACTCTTACCCATTGTGTGTCCCCAGTCTGTTCCCCACAGCTGTGGCACAGGTCCTGCAGGTCGTCTTGCAGTGCAGAGAACAAGAGTTAGCGCTCATGTTTGACAGAAATTGTATATAAACAAGAGGAATtttgaaataaaacaacaaaaacacctgTGTTCAAAATAAGAGAAAGCACAATCTCCTCTCTTAATTTGTTGATGTCTGTGGGTGATGTGTTGAACTGTAGAGGCAATCCCTCCAAGACACATTTGGCGAACTGTGAATGAAAAATATCACAAAGTATGCACAATGACAATCCTTACTTGCAATGCTAGAGTATTTAATCATTCCACATCCAAAGCAAACTGCAGCATTAGTCTTTGTAAGGAGCCATTTTCAGAGATCAAAAAATCAAAGAAAACAGGTCAACAGACAAGTCATGTTATACCATTTTAACTTACACTGACACAAATTTCAATTTATTATAGTGTGGTTTGTGGTATCCCCATAGTATGGTCCCTTATGACATGCGGGAGGCCATTCCACAGTGTTGGGGCACGGAAAGAAAATGCCCTATGACCTGCTGATTTCTTATGCACTGAAGGGATACTTAGAAGACCAGCATTTGCAGAGTGCAGTGGGCATGCTGATAAATAGGGTATATTTAAATATAGGCCACTTAAATAGGCTGAACCAACATTATGTAATGCTCTGTATGTAAGGAGAAGGGTCTTGAAATCAGCCCTTGCTTGTATAGGAAGCCAGTGGAGATAGGCTAGAATAGGTATAATTTAGCTGTACTTGTTTTGCTCTCGTCAACACTTTAGCTACAGCATTTTGGACAAGCTGAATACTCCTTGTTGTGCTTGCTGGAAGGCCAGAGAACAGTGCATTGCAATAATCCAGCCTTGatgatacaaacacatgcacaagagtTTCTGCATTCTGGAGAGACAATATGGGTCTAATCCTGGCAATATTGCCGAGATAaaatttacagagagagagagagagagagagagagagagagagagagagagagagagagagagagagagagagagagagaaactgaagaACAAACAAGTGAGCCCATGTCACTTCTCTCCAACAATCTTGGCCAGATTTATTAATTTCCTTGTGGGTTTGTTTGTGAAAGAGCGGTATTATTTGTTCAAGATAACTCTATAAGATTCATGTTTTCATATAGCCTACCTTCAGCACATACGCCCCACAAGA
This window of the Engraulis encrasicolus isolate BLACKSEA-1 chromosome 7, IST_EnEncr_1.0, whole genome shotgun sequence genome carries:
- the cnot8 gene encoding CCR4-NOT transcription complex subunit 8, with the protein product MPAALADTSQIICEVWACNLEEEMRKIRQIVQSYNFIAMDTEFPGVVVRPIGEFRSTVEYQYQLLRCNVDLLKIIQLGLSFMNEDGDYPQGTTTWQFNFKFNLTEDMYSQESIDLLTNSGLQFKKHEEEGIDTLYFAELLMTSGLVLCENVKWLSFHSGYDFGYLVKLLTDARLPEEEHEFFHILNLFFPAIYDVKYLMKSCKNLKGGLQEVADQLELKRIGRQHQAGSDSLLTGMAFFRMKELFFEDNIDDAKYCGRLYGLGSGSTQSQNGISNSSQEESNSKH
- the LOC134452960 gene encoding uncharacterized protein LOC134452960, yielding MRLRGLNPSKWICEKRPHAIQKDGTSCGAYVLKFAKCVLEGLPLQFNTSPTDINKLREEIVLSLILNTDDLQDLCHSCGEQTGDTQWIGCDRCLRWFHQTCVQYTVGQEDYICAACQ